One genomic segment of Ciona intestinalis unplaced genomic scaffold, KH HT000163.2, whole genome shotgun sequence includes these proteins:
- the LOC100185411 gene encoding ran-binding protein 10, with amino-acid sequence MASSFYDENETTERLKQFYPSVNEEETPLPRKWSAKDKYNYINLSEDHLKVQYKGQGKNHRDAASVRATHPIPSTCGIYYFEVAIVSKGRDGYMGIGLSAQGVNLNRLPGWDKMSYGYHGDDGNSFCSSGTGQPYGPTFTTGDIVGCCLNMINNSCFYTKNGIHIGTAFRDLPLSAHALYPTVGLQTPNEEVRANFGQEPFVFDFGDYLKQWNVSVRQTILNYGSDDDIGKFQTMLHSLTSSYLIHHGYVASTEAFNRNINHGFQHYEDINSIKSRQKIQKAVLSGRVGEAILLTEQLFPNLLPKNPNLMFLLKVQQFIEMVNGTDTEIKNLSRHQSFSSPSVSPKHTMWSKSSSNAKDKYNYINLSEDHLKVQYKGQGKNHRDAASVRATHPIPSTCGIYYFEVAIVSKGRDGYMGIGLSAQGVNLNRLPGWDKMSYGYHGDDGNSFCSSGTGQPYGPTFTTGDIVGCCLNMINNSCFYTKNGIHIGTAFRDLPLSAHALYPTVGLQTPNEEVRANFGQEPFVFDFGDYLKQWNVSVRQTILNYGSDDDIGKFQTMLHSLTSSYLIHHGYVASTEAFNRNINHGFQHYEDINSIKSRQKIQKAVLSGRVGEAILLTEQLFPNLLPKNPNLMFLLKVQQFIEMVNGTDTEIKNLSRHQSFSSPSVSPKHTMWSKSSSNSPASSHNGFSPPAQRPQLYRPLEHRSYSQQSSTTSVEPMTTEYFQKSGSGSSCGSGSDMETDSDDETKPPHEGVSNGVSHEFNNGVSLSTSGAGESAQATTTQKQLCGGNAIAIERMMVFGQQLYKLSKEIKNEGNAAKNNRILKDAFSLLAYKDPWSSPVGYQLDPVQREPVCTALNSAILESQNLPKQPPLLTVIGQTRQCVKKMLTNKIGAAAFISLMDYLR; translated from the exons ATGGCGTCTTCGTTCTACGACGAAAATGAAACAACTGAacgtttgaaacaattttacCCGTCAGTAAACGAGGAAGAGACGCCCCTGCCTCGCAAATGGAGCGCCAAGGATAAATATAACTACATCAACTTATCGGAGGATCATTTAAAAGTCCAATATAAAGGCCAAGGCAAGAACCATAGGGACGCAGCTTCAGTTAGAGCGACGCATCCCATCCCTAGCACGTGTGGGATTTATTACTTTGAAGTGGCAATTGTCAGCAAGGGGCGCGACGGCTACATGGGAATCGGGCTGTCTGCGCAAGGCGTTAATCTTAACAGACTTCCAGGGTGGGATAAAATGTCGTATGGTTACCATGGCGATGATGGGAACTCATTTTGTTCATCGGGTACAGGGCAACCTTATGGCCCTACCTTCACTACAGGTGATATTGTAGGATGTTGCTTGAATATGATAAATAACTCGTGTTTCTACACTAAGAATGGGATTCATATCGGGACAGCGTTTCGTGATTTACCATTATCTGCCCATGCCTTGTACCCAACTGTTGGGCTGCAGACACCAAACGAAGAAGTTCGTGCTAATTTTGGGCAAGAACCTTTTGTGTTTGATTTTGGGGATTACTTGAAGCAATGGAATGTATCTGTGAGACAGACAATACTTAACTATGGGAGCGACGATGATATAGGAAAGTTCCAAACCATGCTGCATAGTTTAACATCGAGCTACCTCATACACCATGGTTATGTAGCAAGCACTGAGGCGTTTAATCGAAATATTAACCATGGCTTTCAACATTATGAAGATATTAACTCAATAAAAAGTCGGCAGAAAATACAGAAGGCTGTTCTATCTGGAAGAGTAGGTGAAGCTATTCTATTAACCGAGCAATTGTTCCCAAACCTGCTGCCAAAGAATCCGAATCTGATGTTTCTGTTAAAAGTCCAGCAGTTTATTGAGATGGTAAATGGAACTGATACTGAAATAAAGAATCTTTCTCGCCACCAAAGTTTTTCCAGCCCCTCAGTGAGCCCCAAACACACAATGTGGTCAAAAAGTTCGTCCAA CGCCAAGGATAAATATAACTACATCAACTTATCGGAGGATCATTTAAAAGTCCAATATAAAGGCCAAGGCAAGAACCATAGGGACGCAGCTTCAGTTAGAGCGACGCATCCCATCCCTAGCACGTGTGGGATTTATTACTTTGAAGTGGCAATTGTCAGCAAGGGGCGCGACGGCTACATGGGAATCGGGCTGTCTGCGCAAGGCGTTAATCTTAACAGACTTCCAGGGTGGGATAAAATGTCGTATGGTTACCATGGCGATGATGGGAACTCATTTTGTTCATCGGGTACAGGGCAACCTTATGGCCCTACCTTCACTACAGGTGATATTGTAGGATGTTGCTTGAATATGATAAATAACTCGTGTTTCTACACTAAGAATGGGATTCATATCGGGACAGCGTTTCGTGATTTACCATTATCTGCCCATGCCTTGTACCCAACTGTTGGGCTGCAGACACCAAACGAAGAAGTTCGTGCTAATTTTGGGCAAGAACCTTTTGTGTTTGACTTTGGGGATTACTTGAAGCAATGGAATGTTTCTGTGAGACAGACAATACTTAACTATGGGAGCGACGATGATATAGGAAAGTTTCAAACCATGCTGCATAGTTTAACATCGAGCTACCTCATACACCATGGTTATGTAGCAAGCACTGAGGCGTTTAATCGAAATATTAACCATGGCTTTCAACATTATGAAGATATTAACTCAATAAAAAGTCGGCAGAAAATACAGAAGGCTGTTCTATCTGGAAGAGTAGGTGAAGCTATTCTATTAACCGAGCAATTGTTCCCAAACCTGCTGCCAAAGAATCCGAATCTGATGTTTCTGTTAAAAGTCCAGCAGTTTATTGAGATGGTAAATGGAACTGATACTGAAATAAAGAATCTTTCTCGCCACCAAAGTTTTTCCAGCCCCTCAGTGAGCCCCAAACACACAATGTGGTCAAAAAGTTCGTCCAATAGCCCAGCGTCGAGCCATAACGGTTTCTCGCCCCCAGCCCAACGACCACAGCTCTATCGCCCTCTAGAGCATCGAAGTTACTCGCAACAATCATCGACGACATCTGTCGAACCGATGACGACGGAATATTTCCAAAAGTCCGGCTCGGGCAGCAGCTGCGGGAGTGGTAGCGACATGGAGACGGATTCCGATGACGAGACGAAACCGCCACACGAGGGGGTTTCCAACGGGGTGTCGCACGAGTTCAACAACGGAGTGAGTTTGTCCACTAGTGGTGCTGGTGAGTCAGCCCAAGCGACGACAACACAGAAGCAACTTTGTGGCGGGAACGCGATCGCCATTGAACGAATGATGGTGTTCGGACaacaactttataaacttTCTAAGGAAATTAAAAACGAGGGAAACGCGGCAAAAAACAATCGAATATTAAAAGATGCGTTTAGTCTGCTTGCATATAAAGACCCTTGGAGCTCCCCTGTTGGTTACCAGTTAGATCCAGTTCAAAGGGAACCGGTTTGTACCGCTTTAAACAGCGCTATACTGGAATCGCAAAACTTGCCTAAACAACCCCCATTATTAACTGTTATCGGACAAACTAGACAATGCGTCAAGAAAATGCTGACAAACAAAATTGGGGCGGCCGCGTTTATATCGTTGATGGATTATTTAcgatag